In one window of Leptospira sp. WS92.C1 DNA:
- a CDS encoding motility associated factor glycosyltransferase family protein has product MSHNLSEKTREIFGKKPYLSLYFQRPADPNLVFTLKPAKNKEEWFVDFNGRALSSTIAPLTQAQRSLQSQKVTSTDLVAVIGLGNPHLIYEVHKTLEPGQILLLVDEHPELIFPLWDGILEPVMEVPGRHLFLGHSALNLLWNYLESLPVERVSGIRIFRNAASTSLNEVYYSELEIKIRKILSSKMSDLLTKFEFEKIWVRNTFVNTANFPDTNNPRTRIELFKEKFANTPAMLVSAGPSLRSQCEWIRKVRDKVFLFSCDTSLKALLKFGIVPDGVITLDAQTHSFFHFMGAESSNVPLFADLVSSPSILRSQKFSKIVHSLTAKFVVDASGELRREVTAGSKTAEKLLGPIGDIQSGGSVATTAFDLLRNLGCKPIFLVGQDLAYSGREIHSTGTHHNEKWLTLLKRTQSLEKINEMIIRKRDTRFVPSAGGGEVLTDYVLDLYRHWFEESFQTLDFPVYNVNVRGAKIENCENVSIEEADLVLSNYPLHGYYWKQFLPWNTVQNSEISRESAEKFKTTLLEKIQNVSDEFSSPPIRDESYETILSQFRKAILDWEDLGYLVRKTEIYILRHRDTLDETRKKDLFLGAVLKEFTGLKRRLLSGSSRYDRSE; this is encoded by the coding sequence ATGTCTCACAATCTCTCTGAAAAGACAAGAGAAATATTCGGGAAAAAGCCGTACTTGTCCCTCTATTTCCAAAGACCCGCAGATCCCAACCTCGTCTTTACCCTAAAACCCGCAAAAAATAAAGAAGAATGGTTTGTCGACTTCAACGGTCGTGCGCTTTCCAGTACAATCGCTCCTCTGACCCAAGCACAGAGAAGTCTTCAGTCCCAAAAGGTAACTTCTACTGATCTCGTCGCTGTGATCGGACTCGGAAATCCTCATCTCATCTACGAGGTTCATAAAACTTTAGAACCCGGCCAGATTCTACTTCTTGTGGATGAACATCCGGAGCTCATCTTTCCCCTTTGGGACGGAATCTTAGAACCGGTCATGGAAGTTCCCGGAAGACATTTGTTCTTAGGTCATTCCGCTCTCAACTTACTCTGGAATTATTTGGAATCACTTCCGGTGGAACGTGTTTCCGGAATCCGGATCTTTCGAAACGCGGCGAGCACTTCTCTCAACGAAGTCTATTACAGCGAACTCGAAATCAAGATCCGAAAAATTCTTTCCTCAAAGATGAGCGATCTCTTAACCAAGTTCGAGTTTGAAAAAATCTGGGTTCGCAACACGTTTGTAAACACCGCAAACTTTCCGGACACAAACAATCCCAGAACCAGAATCGAACTCTTCAAGGAAAAATTTGCAAACACTCCCGCGATGCTCGTGTCCGCAGGTCCTTCGTTGCGAAGTCAGTGCGAATGGATTCGTAAAGTAAGAGACAAGGTGTTTTTATTTTCCTGCGATACTTCCCTAAAAGCGCTTTTAAAGTTTGGAATCGTTCCCGACGGTGTGATCACTCTGGATGCGCAGACTCATTCCTTTTTTCATTTTATGGGTGCGGAATCGTCTAACGTTCCTCTGTTTGCGGATCTCGTAAGCTCGCCTTCTATTTTGCGCTCGCAAAAGTTTTCAAAGATCGTCCATTCTCTCACTGCGAAATTCGTAGTCGATGCGAGTGGAGAACTCCGAAGAGAAGTCACCGCAGGTTCTAAAACCGCGGAAAAACTGTTGGGTCCGATCGGAGATATCCAGTCCGGCGGAAGTGTTGCGACGACCGCGTTCGATCTTTTACGAAATCTGGGCTGCAAACCGATCTTTTTAGTGGGACAGGATCTGGCGTATTCCGGAAGAGAAATCCATTCCACCGGAACTCATCACAACGAAAAATGGCTCACACTTTTAAAACGAACTCAGAGTCTTGAGAAAATCAACGAGATGATCATACGCAAACGGGACACACGATTTGTCCCCTCCGCGGGTGGCGGAGAAGTTCTCACAGACTACGTCCTGGATTTATACAGACATTGGTTTGAAGAATCCTTTCAAACCTTGGACTTCCCCGTTTACAATGTGAACGTTCGAGGCGCTAAAATTGAGAATTGCGAAAACGTTTCGATCGAAGAAGCGGACTTGGTTCTTTCCAATTACCCTTTGCATGGCTATTACTGGAAACAATTTCTTCCTTGGAATACGGTCCAGAACTCTGAGATCAGCAGAGAATCTGCGGAGAAATTTAAAACGACCTTGCTCGAAAAAATACAAAATGTGTCGGACGAATTTTCCTCTCCCCCGATTCGGGACGAATCGTATGAAACCATTCTTTCTCAGTTTAGAAAAGCTATTTTAGACTGGGAAGATTTGGGCTATCTGGTTCGTAAGACGGAGATCTATATTCTCAGACACAGAGACACGTTAGACGAAACAAGAAAAAAGGATCTTTTTTTAGGAGCCGTTCTGAAAGAGTTTACCGGTTTAAAACGAAGGCTTCTCTCCGGATCCTCTCGATACGATCGTTCTGAGTAG
- a CDS encoding DUF6364 family protein, which yields MEKAKKYTQKRHKSVSNIIEDYLAELTKESGRKQKTETKIQDLAPITKSLAGILKGKEQIDIKEDKVTYLRKKHDL from the coding sequence ATTGAAAAAGCAAAAAAATACACGCAAAAAAGACATAAAAGTGTATCTAATATTATTGAAGATTACCTGGCCGAATTAACAAAAGAATCTGGTCGCAAGCAAAAAACAGAAACAAAGATCCAGGATTTAGCCCCAATTACAAAAAGTTTAGCAGGAATTCTAAAAGGTAAAGAACAGATAGATATTAAAGAAGACAAGGTTACATATCTAAGAAAGAAACATGACCTCTAA
- a CDS encoding IS256 family transposase, with protein sequence MSKPKNRAEELLDELIKGKTPEELIGNEGLLKQLTKSLVERAMEGEMTHHLGYEKNASTGNNSGNSRNGKSSKKLKGDFGSIDLEVPRDRNGSFEPQIIQKGQTRFTGFDEKIISMYSRGMTTREISEHLKEIYQVEVSADLISQVTDSVMETVIEWQNRPLDKVYPILIMDALIVKVRDGNHVVNKAFYLALGINLQGTKEILGIWVERTEGAKFWLQILTDLKNRGVEDILIACVDGLKGFPDTIISVFPNAQVQLCIVHMVRNSLKWVSYKQKKELVIDLKAIYKSPSEEIAKKSLDDFSAKWDSQYPMISKSWRSNWESVIPFLAYPPNIRKAIYTTNAIESMNMGLRKIIKNRGSFPTDEAAVKLLYLALNNMSKKWTMPIQDWGKAMNQFSIIFGDRLKLDSF encoded by the coding sequence ATGAGCAAACCAAAGAATCGAGCTGAAGAACTTCTCGATGAGTTAATCAAAGGTAAGACCCCGGAAGAGCTGATCGGAAACGAAGGACTCTTAAAACAACTCACCAAATCGCTTGTTGAACGAGCGATGGAAGGAGAGATGACACATCACCTTGGATATGAGAAGAACGCCTCGACTGGCAATAACTCAGGCAATTCTCGAAATGGAAAAAGTAGCAAAAAGCTCAAAGGAGACTTTGGCTCTATCGATTTGGAAGTTCCTCGAGATAGGAACGGAAGTTTCGAACCTCAGATCATTCAGAAAGGACAGACACGCTTTACGGGATTCGATGAAAAGATCATCTCGATGTATTCTCGTGGAATGACAACTCGAGAAATTTCCGAACATCTCAAAGAAATCTACCAAGTCGAAGTCTCAGCGGATCTAATTTCTCAAGTAACGGATTCCGTAATGGAAACGGTGATCGAGTGGCAGAACCGCCCCTTGGACAAAGTGTATCCGATTCTCATTATGGATGCGCTGATCGTGAAGGTAAGAGATGGCAATCACGTCGTGAACAAAGCCTTTTATTTGGCTTTAGGAATCAATCTACAGGGCACAAAGGAGATTCTTGGGATCTGGGTAGAAAGAACCGAAGGAGCAAAGTTCTGGCTTCAGATTTTAACCGATTTAAAGAATCGAGGAGTCGAAGATATTTTAATCGCTTGTGTCGACGGACTAAAAGGATTTCCGGATACGATCATATCAGTCTTTCCTAATGCACAAGTTCAGCTTTGTATCGTTCATATGGTGAGGAATTCTTTGAAATGGGTTTCTTACAAACAGAAGAAAGAGTTGGTAATCGACCTAAAGGCCATCTACAAATCTCCATCGGAAGAGATCGCAAAGAAAAGCCTTGATGATTTTTCTGCCAAGTGGGACAGTCAGTATCCGATGATCAGCAAGTCCTGGAGAAGTAATTGGGAATCGGTGATTCCTTTTTTGGCTTACCCACCTAATATTCGTAAGGCGATATACACTACAAACGCTATCGAATCTATGAATATGGGTCTAAGAAAAATAATCAAGAATCGGGGATCCTTTCCTACCGATGAGGCGGCAGTCAAGCTTCTCTATTTAGCGTTGAATAATATGTCTAAAAAATGGACCATGCCGATTCAAGATTGGGGAAAAGCAATGAATCAGTTTTCAATTATTTTCGGAGATCGATTGAAATTAGATTCGTTTTAA
- the plsY gene encoding glycerol-3-phosphate 1-O-acyltransferase PlsY: protein MNFVLAVFLSFAAGSIPFGYWIALRLAGVDIRHSGSKNIGATNVGRLVGWRYGFPVLILDISKGMLPVYLSGIYVPEGGIPFQLLCGVLAVLGHMFSPFLGFKGGKGVATALGVFLILAPIACLGAVVVFLTVYKFFKFVSLGSIFASLTLPVVYAISSILLLHEDVSYWVLGTMVLISIGIILTHRENILRILNQSELFAVKDEDTKSDSERDRR from the coding sequence ATGAATTTTGTTTTAGCGGTGTTTTTAAGTTTTGCGGCGGGCTCCATTCCATTCGGATATTGGATCGCTCTTCGTCTTGCGGGAGTGGATATCCGTCATTCCGGAAGTAAGAATATCGGAGCTACGAATGTGGGTCGTCTCGTCGGTTGGAGATATGGGTTTCCGGTTTTGATTCTGGACATCTCCAAGGGAATGCTCCCCGTATATCTTTCGGGAATTTACGTTCCGGAAGGAGGGATCCCGTTTCAATTACTCTGCGGTGTTCTCGCGGTTTTAGGACATATGTTTTCCCCATTCCTAGGATTCAAGGGCGGCAAGGGAGTCGCGACCGCGTTAGGCGTGTTTTTGATCTTAGCGCCGATCGCTTGTCTCGGAGCGGTCGTCGTCTTTTTAACGGTTTATAAATTCTTTAAATTTGTATCGTTGGGATCAATTTTTGCTTCCCTTACCCTTCCGGTCGTTTATGCTATTTCCTCGATTCTACTTTTACACGAAGACGTTTCTTATTGGGTTTTAGGAACGATGGTGTTGATCTCGATCGGGATCATACTGACTCATAGGGAAAATATACTCCGGATTTTAAACCAATCCGAGTTGTTCGCGGTCAAAGACGAGGATACAAAAAGTGATTCAGAGAGAGATCGACGATAA
- the der gene encoding ribosome biogenesis GTPase Der, which produces MAKARKKETINPEEETLPIKAPRNEPGKIIPVVSIVGRQNVGKSTLFNALLKKKLAITEDYPGVTRDVLSARIYQEDKDLDFYLCDTPGLDINNPDTLAQSILEAAYRQLKASDLIIFLLDKNEIAPADHTLLGYLRREPEIANKPIIYCVNKADKELDEFDLEEFYRMGLAEVLPISAVGRKNLGLLLEKIKFFLSGRKPGKVWIEKMNPAKKKDAQPLPLAEEDYEFRLAIVGKPNSGKSSLLNAICGYERAVVSEVAGTTRDSVDTLLEFGDQRLLLTDTAGIRRHSKSAEALEFYSYQRTLKAIDGSDLVIHLLDAQKGFGDFDKKITSLLQEKGKPFLIAVNKWDAIEDKSDKTFKEYKEKLFSRFPLLSEVPIITISATAKLRVKKVIDLAFDLATRSQRKVSTSELNKNLKAWMGLAGRSFSAHQPPKMLYCTQVSTSPFHLILFVNHVDYFKPNLVSFLKKKLTETYELQGIPVQLEFRSDRK; this is translated from the coding sequence ATGGCAAAAGCCAGAAAAAAAGAAACGATCAATCCGGAAGAAGAAACTCTTCCGATCAAAGCCCCCCGTAATGAACCCGGAAAAATCATCCCGGTCGTGTCGATCGTGGGAAGACAAAACGTAGGAAAGTCCACTCTATTCAATGCACTTTTAAAAAAGAAACTGGCGATCACCGAAGATTATCCGGGTGTGACGCGTGACGTTCTTTCCGCGAGAATCTATCAGGAAGATAAGGATCTTGATTTTTATCTTTGTGATACCCCGGGTCTGGATATAAACAATCCGGATACTTTGGCTCAATCCATATTAGAAGCGGCTTATAGACAGTTAAAAGCTTCCGATCTGATCATCTTTCTTTTGGATAAAAATGAGATCGCGCCGGCGGATCATACTCTTCTCGGTTATTTGAGAAGAGAACCCGAAATTGCCAACAAACCGATCATCTATTGCGTCAACAAAGCCGACAAGGAACTCGACGAGTTTGATCTGGAAGAATTTTATAGAATGGGACTCGCGGAAGTGCTTCCTATCTCCGCGGTTGGAAGAAAGAATCTCGGACTTCTTTTGGAAAAAATAAAATTCTTCCTGAGCGGAAGAAAACCGGGAAAAGTCTGGATCGAAAAGATGAATCCGGCCAAGAAAAAGGACGCACAACCCCTTCCTCTCGCGGAAGAAGACTACGAATTCCGTCTCGCGATTGTGGGAAAACCGAACTCCGGAAAATCCAGTTTGCTCAACGCGATCTGCGGTTACGAAAGGGCGGTCGTCAGCGAAGTAGCGGGGACCACTCGGGATTCGGTGGATACACTTTTGGAGTTCGGAGATCAGAGACTTCTTCTTACGGACACCGCGGGAATTCGCAGACACAGTAAGTCCGCCGAAGCGCTGGAATTTTATTCGTATCAGAGAACCTTAAAGGCGATCGACGGAAGCGATTTGGTGATCCATCTTTTGGACGCACAAAAAGGATTCGGAGACTTTGACAAAAAGATCACGTCACTTCTTCAGGAAAAAGGAAAACCGTTTCTGATCGCGGTTAACAAATGGGACGCGATCGAAGACAAAAGCGATAAGACGTTTAAAGAATATAAGGAAAAACTGTTTAGTCGTTTCCCATTGTTAAGCGAAGTTCCTATCATTACGATCAGCGCCACCGCAAAGCTCAGAGTTAAAAAGGTGATCGATCTTGCGTTCGATCTTGCCACACGTTCTCAAAGAAAAGTAAGCACTTCCGAGTTGAACAAAAATCTAAAGGCGTGGATGGGACTCGCCGGAAGATCGTTTTCGGCTCACCAACCTCCGAAGATGCTCTACTGTACTCAGGTTTCAACCTCTCCGTTTCATCTTATTTTGTTTGTAAACCACGTAGATTACTTCAAACCGAACCTGGTTTCCTTTTTGAAAAAGAAACTGACCGAAACCTATGAATTGCAGGGAATTCCGGTTCAATTGGAGTTTCGCTCGGATCGAAAATGA
- the smpB gene encoding SsrA-binding protein — protein sequence MTNKDKKEESGHSPLVNKKARFNFELISFIEAGIVLSGSEVKSLREKKGNLTDAFAKIKNGEVFLENFSITPYKNGGYTNHPEIRPRKLLLHKREIEKLDRQVKEKGLVLVATKVYFKNNLRVKVEVAIAKPKKIHDKRDDMQKKDAQQEIARALKSSNRYDS from the coding sequence ATGACGAACAAAGACAAAAAAGAAGAATCGGGGCACTCGCCTCTGGTCAACAAAAAGGCCAGGTTCAACTTCGAATTGATTTCATTCATCGAAGCGGGGATCGTATTGTCCGGATCTGAAGTCAAAAGTCTTCGGGAAAAAAAAGGAAATCTTACGGACGCGTTTGCAAAGATCAAAAACGGAGAGGTGTTCTTGGAAAACTTCTCCATCACTCCTTATAAAAACGGCGGATACACAAATCATCCCGAAATTCGTCCCAGAAAGCTACTTTTGCATAAGAGGGAAATCGAGAAGTTGGATCGTCAAGTAAAAGAAAAGGGTTTGGTTCTTGTTGCGACTAAGGTTTATTTTAAAAATAACCTGCGTGTCAAGGTGGAGGTCGCGATAGCCAAACCGAAAAAGATCCACGATAAACGGGACGATATGCAAAAAAAAGACGCGCAACAAGAAATCGCACGCGCGTTAAAATCTTCCAATCGCTACGATTCATAA
- a CDS encoding amidohydrolase family protein: protein METDIVSSEKVRLIDVWAQPPLKQFMDRMPEIHRLVKLSGSSAILPGGVPIPELIDQMNESGTDLVLLSAWCRPEGWVIDNDEIAQICRDFPGKFKGLATVNLSKPLEAVRELERAVKEHGFVGLRIVPWLWNLPPNDRLYFPLFVKCIELGIPFCTQVGHTGPLMPSETGRPIPYIDEIALLFPELKIVCGHLGYPWTDEMIAVAWKHENVFIDTSAYKPNVYPRQILDFMKGFGRKKVMFGTNYPQLNHVECAKQLSKLDLPKVSLSYFAHKNAERVFGLSLSQQ from the coding sequence ATGGAAACGGATATTGTTTCTTCAGAAAAAGTAAGGCTTATCGATGTTTGGGCACAACCGCCTTTGAAACAATTTATGGATCGTATGCCTGAGATTCACCGACTAGTAAAACTTTCCGGTTCCAGTGCGATCTTGCCCGGAGGTGTTCCCATTCCGGAACTCATCGATCAGATGAACGAATCGGGAACCGACTTGGTTTTACTTTCCGCTTGGTGTAGACCAGAAGGATGGGTGATTGACAACGATGAGATCGCTCAAATCTGTAGAGACTTTCCCGGCAAATTCAAAGGGCTTGCTACGGTAAATCTTTCGAAACCGCTCGAAGCAGTTCGTGAATTAGAGAGGGCCGTCAAAGAACATGGGTTCGTCGGTTTAAGAATCGTACCTTGGCTTTGGAATCTTCCTCCCAATGACCGGCTTTACTTTCCTCTTTTCGTAAAATGTATAGAATTAGGTATCCCTTTTTGTACGCAGGTTGGACATACAGGTCCTCTCATGCCTTCTGAGACTGGACGCCCCATTCCTTACATCGACGAGATTGCACTTTTGTTTCCTGAATTGAAGATTGTTTGCGGACATTTAGGATATCCATGGACGGACGAAATGATTGCAGTCGCATGGAAGCATGAAAACGTATTCATCGATACTTCCGCTTACAAGCCAAATGTCTATCCTCGACAGATCTTAGATTTTATGAAAGGTTTTGGTAGGAAAAAAGTTATGTTTGGGACGAATTATCCGCAGCTCAATCATGTGGAATGTGCAAAACAATTATCTAAATTAGATTTGCCTAAAGTTTCTTTGAGTTATTTCGCCCACAAGAATGCAGAAAGAGTCTTTGGTCTTAGTCTGAGTCAACAGTAG